One Pseudomonas sp. HOU2 genomic window carries:
- the gluQRS gene encoding tRNA glutamyl-Q(34) synthetase GluQRS, which yields MTAKTAPAYIGRFAPTPSGHLHFGSLVAALASYLDARAVGGRWLVRMEDLDPPREEPGAQAAILKALESYGFEWDGEMVRQSDRHEAYAEVLNSLFNHGLAYACTCSRKQLEAYNGIYPGLCRNAGHEQQGAAIRLRVPELEYHFIDRVQGEFRQHLGRDVGDFVIRRRDGLYAYQLAVVLDDAWQGITDIVRGADLLDSTPRQLYLQELLGLRQPRYLHLPLITQPDGNKLGKSYRSPPLEADQATPLLLRALRALGQNPGAELAHASPQELLKWGAGHWDATKIPRTLSLPEAQLQ from the coding sequence ATGACTGCCAAAACTGCCCCCGCCTACATCGGCCGCTTCGCCCCCACTCCCAGTGGCCACCTGCACTTCGGTTCGCTGGTCGCCGCGCTCGCCTCTTACCTCGACGCGCGCGCGGTCGGCGGGCGCTGGCTGGTGCGCATGGAAGACCTCGATCCGCCTCGGGAAGAACCCGGCGCACAGGCGGCGATTCTCAAGGCGCTGGAAAGCTACGGTTTCGAATGGGACGGCGAGATGGTGCGCCAGAGTGACCGGCACGAAGCCTATGCCGAAGTTCTCAACAGTCTGTTCAATCACGGCCTCGCTTACGCCTGCACTTGCTCGCGCAAACAGCTGGAGGCTTACAACGGTATTTATCCGGGCTTGTGCCGCAATGCCGGCCATGAACAGCAAGGCGCGGCGATTCGCCTGCGCGTGCCGGAGCTGGAATACCACTTCATCGACCGGGTGCAAGGCGAATTCCGCCAGCACCTGGGGCGTGATGTCGGCGATTTCGTGATTCGCCGCCGCGACGGCCTCTACGCCTATCAACTGGCCGTGGTGCTGGATGACGCCTGGCAGGGCATCACCGACATCGTGCGCGGCGCCGACCTGCTCGACTCCACCCCGCGCCAGCTCTACCTGCAAGAATTGTTGGGCTTACGTCAGCCACGCTACCTGCACCTGCCGCTGATCACGCAACCGGACGGCAACAAGCTCGGCAAATCCTACCGTTCGCCACCGCTTGAGGCCGACCAGGCCACGCCGCTGCTGTTGCGAGCCTTGCGTGCGCTGGGGCAAAACCCCGGCGCCGAACTGGCCCACGCTTCACCGCAGGAATTGCTGAAATGGGGCGCAGGCCACTGGGATGCGACAAAGATCCCGCGCACACTGAGCCTGCCCGAAGCGCAACTGCAATGA
- the sfsA gene encoding DNA/RNA nuclease SfsA, with the protein MRFYPALEEARLIRRYKRFLADVETVNGELLTLHCPNTGSMLNCQVEGGQVWFSRSNDPKRKLPGTWEIGETPQGRLFCVNTGRANALVEEALQAGVISELNGFTALKREVAYGQEKSRIDFRLEYPSGPAYVEVKSVTLGFDGTNVAAFPDAVTQRGAKHLRELAHLARDGIRAVQLYCVNLSGIEAVRPAEEIDSAYADALREAVACGVEVLAYGVRLNHEEMVIDRRLDVLLNG; encoded by the coding sequence ATGCGCTTTTATCCGGCTCTGGAAGAGGCGCGGCTGATCCGTCGCTACAAACGTTTTTTGGCAGATGTTGAAACGGTCAACGGCGAGTTGTTGACCCTACACTGTCCGAACACCGGTTCGATGCTCAACTGTCAGGTTGAAGGCGGGCAAGTGTGGTTCAGTCGCTCAAACGACCCGAAGCGCAAACTGCCCGGCACTTGGGAAATCGGGGAAACGCCGCAGGGTCGACTGTTCTGCGTGAACACCGGCCGCGCCAACGCCCTCGTTGAAGAGGCGCTGCAGGCCGGTGTCATCAGCGAGTTGAACGGCTTCACGGCGCTTAAACGCGAAGTGGCATACGGTCAGGAAAAAAGCCGTATCGATTTCCGCCTTGAATACCCGAGCGGGCCGGCTTATGTGGAAGTGAAGAGTGTCACTTTGGGGTTCGACGGGACGAACGTCGCGGCGTTTCCCGACGCGGTCACCCAGCGTGGCGCCAAGCATCTGCGGGAGCTGGCACACCTCGCCCGTGACGGTATTCGTGCGGTGCAGCTGTATTGCGTCAATCTCAGCGGGATCGAGGCGGTGCGTCCGGCCGAGGAAATCGATTCGGCGTACGCGGATGCCTTGCGTGAAGCGGTGGCGTGCGGGGTCGAGGTGTTGGCTTACGGCGTACGTTTGAACCACGAAGAGATGGTGATCGACCGGCGGCTGGACGTTTTGCTCAACGGTTAA
- a CDS encoding Rieske (2Fe-2S) protein — protein MKFLCAGTDLAEASSRGFDIDGNKLFAVRRNGQAYVYRNHCPHRGVALEWQPDRFLDPSNSLIQCATHGALFLIEDGECVAGPCAGQSLTAIPCREDAQGLWIDV, from the coding sequence ATGAAGTTTTTATGCGCCGGCACCGATCTCGCTGAGGCCAGCAGCCGTGGATTCGACATTGACGGCAACAAACTGTTTGCCGTGCGCCGCAATGGCCAGGCCTATGTTTATCGCAACCACTGCCCGCATCGTGGCGTCGCCCTCGAATGGCAGCCCGACCGGTTTCTCGACCCGAGCAACAGCCTGATCCAGTGCGCCACCCACGGCGCACTGTTTCTGATCGAGGACGGTGAATGCGTCGCCGGGCCCTGCGCCGGGCAATCCCTGACCGCCATTCCTTGCCGCGAAGACGCGCAGGGGCTGTGGATAGATGTTTAA
- a CDS encoding sigma-54 dependent transcriptional regulator: protein MPHILIVEDETIIRSALRRLLERNQYQVSEAGSVQEAQERFSIPTFDLIVSDLRLPGAPGTELIKLGQGKPVLIMTSYASLRSAVDSMKMGAVDYIAKPFDHDEMLQAVARILRDHQSAPAAGEVPAGKAANGSGKPSVDNSNGEIGIIGSCPPMQDLYSKIRKVAPTDSNVLIQGESGTGKELVARALHNLSKRAKAPMISVNCAAIPESLIESELFGHEKGAFTGASAGRAGLVEAADGGTLFLDEIGELPLEAQARLLRVLQEGEIRRVGSVQSQKVDVRLIAATHRDLKSLAKIGQFREDLYYRLHVIALKLPALRERGADVNEIATAFLARQSARINRTDLKFAADAEQAIRHYSWPGNVRELENAVERAVILSESPEISADLLGIDIELSDLEDDEFIGLPPQTPGNASNSSHEPTEDLSLEDYFQHFVLEHQDHMTETELARKLGVSRKCLWERRQRLGIPRRKTGVTSES, encoded by the coding sequence ATGCCGCACATTTTGATCGTCGAAGACGAAACCATTATCCGCTCCGCCTTGCGCCGCCTGCTGGAACGCAACCAGTATCAGGTCAGCGAAGCCGGTTCTGTGCAGGAAGCACAAGAACGCTTCAGTATTCCCACATTCGATCTGATCGTCAGCGACCTGCGCCTGCCTGGCGCCCCCGGCACCGAGCTGATCAAGCTTGGCCAGGGCAAACCGGTGCTGATCATGACCAGCTACGCCAGCCTGCGCTCGGCGGTCGACTCGATGAAGATGGGCGCGGTGGACTACATCGCCAAGCCTTTCGATCACGATGAAATGCTTCAGGCTGTCGCGCGGATCCTGCGTGATCACCAGTCAGCGCCTGCCGCCGGCGAAGTGCCTGCCGGCAAAGCAGCCAATGGCAGCGGCAAACCGTCTGTCGACAACAGCAACGGCGAAATCGGCATCATTGGCTCGTGCCCGCCGATGCAGGATCTGTACAGCAAGATCCGCAAAGTCGCACCGACCGATTCCAATGTCCTGATCCAGGGCGAGTCCGGCACCGGTAAAGAGCTGGTGGCCCGCGCCCTGCACAACCTGTCCAAGCGCGCCAAGGCACCGATGATTTCGGTGAACTGCGCGGCCATTCCGGAAAGCCTGATCGAGTCCGAACTGTTCGGCCACGAAAAAGGCGCGTTCACTGGCGCCAGCGCCGGTCGCGCCGGTCTGGTGGAAGCGGCGGACGGCGGCACGCTGTTCCTCGACGAGATTGGCGAATTGCCGCTGGAAGCCCAGGCCCGACTGCTGCGCGTGCTGCAGGAAGGCGAGATTCGCCGCGTGGGTTCGGTGCAGTCGCAAAAGGTCGATGTGCGCCTGATCGCCGCGACCCACCGCGACCTCAAGAGCCTGGCGAAAATCGGCCAGTTCCGTGAAGACTTGTATTACCGACTGCACGTGATTGCCCTGAAACTGCCGGCGTTGCGCGAACGTGGCGCCGACGTCAACGAAATCGCCACCGCGTTCCTCGCCCGTCAAAGTGCGCGCATCAACCGTACCGACCTGAAATTTGCCGCTGATGCCGAACAGGCCATCCGGCATTATTCCTGGCCGGGTAACGTGCGCGAGCTGGAAAACGCGGTGGAGCGCGCAGTGATCCTGAGCGAAAGCCCGGAAATCTCTGCCGATTTGCTGGGCATCGACATCGAGCTGAGCGACCTGGAAGACGACGAGTTCATCGGTCTGCCGCCACAAACGCCGGGTAACGCCAGCAACAGCAGTCATGAACCGACTGAAGACCTGTCGCTGGAAGACTACTTCCAGCACTTCGTTCTTGAGCATCAGGACCACATGACCGAAACCGAACTGGCGCGCAAACTGGGCGTCAGCCGCAAGTGCCTGTGGGAACGCCGTCAGCGTCTGGGCATTCCACGGCGCAAGACCGGGGTTACCAGCGAGAGCTGA
- a CDS encoding pyridoxal phosphate-dependent aminotransferase, with protein sequence MAQPYSARSRAIEPFHVMALLARANELQAEGHDVIHLEIGEPDFTTAEPIIRAGQAALTAGKTRYTAARGIPELREAISGFYQTRYGLNIDPRRILITPGGSGALLLASALLVDPGKHWLLADPGYPCNRHFLRLVEGAAQLVPVGPDVRYQLTPDLVARHWDHDSVGALVASPANPTGTILTRDELAGLSTAIKARHGHLVVDEIYHGLTYGTDAASVLEVDDSAFVLNSFSKYFGMTGWRLGWLVAPDAAVSELEKLAQNLYISAPSMAQYAALACFEPDTISILEERRAEFGRRRDFLLPALRELGFNIAVEPEGAFYLYADISQFGGDAFAFCRHFLETEHVAFTPGLDFGRYQASHHVRFAYTQNLPRLQEAVERIARGLKSWQG encoded by the coding sequence ATGGCTCAGCCTTACAGTGCGCGCAGTCGTGCGATCGAACCGTTCCATGTAATGGCACTGCTTGCGCGGGCCAACGAACTGCAGGCCGAAGGCCACGACGTGATCCACCTGGAAATCGGCGAGCCGGACTTCACCACGGCCGAGCCGATCATCCGGGCCGGGCAAGCGGCGCTGACGGCGGGCAAGACCCGCTACACCGCGGCGCGCGGTATTCCTGAGCTGCGCGAGGCGATTTCCGGGTTCTATCAGACGCGTTATGGCCTGAATATCGATCCGCGACGGATCCTGATCACGCCGGGGGGCTCCGGCGCGCTGTTGCTGGCCAGTGCCTTGCTGGTCGATCCGGGTAAGCACTGGCTGCTGGCCGACCCGGGTTACCCGTGCAACCGGCACTTCCTGCGTCTGGTCGAAGGCGCGGCGCAACTGGTGCCGGTCGGGCCGGACGTGCGCTATCAACTGACCCCGGATCTGGTTGCGCGGCACTGGGATCACGATAGCGTGGGAGCGTTGGTGGCGTCGCCGGCCAACCCGACCGGCACCATCCTGACCCGTGACGAGCTGGCCGGGTTATCCACCGCGATCAAGGCGCGCCACGGGCATCTGGTGGTGGACGAGATTTACCACGGCCTGACTTACGGCACCGATGCCGCCAGCGTGCTGGAAGTCGATGACAGCGCTTTTGTCCTCAACAGTTTCTCCAAGTATTTCGGCATGACCGGTTGGCGCCTCGGCTGGCTGGTGGCGCCGGATGCGGCGGTCAGTGAGCTGGAAAAACTCGCGCAAAACCTCTACATCAGCGCCCCGAGCATGGCGCAGTACGCCGCATTGGCCTGTTTCGAGCCGGACACCATCAGCATTCTCGAAGAGCGCCGCGCCGAATTTGGCCGCCGTCGCGACTTCCTCCTGCCGGCGTTGCGCGAGTTGGGTTTCAACATCGCCGTCGAGCCGGAAGGGGCGTTCTATTTGTACGCCGATATCAGCCAGTTCGGCGGTGATGCCTTCGCGTTCTGCCGACATTTCCTCGAAACCGAGCACGTAGCCTTCACCCCGGGTCTGGATTTCGGCCGTTATCAGGCCAGCCACCATGTGCGTTTTGCCTACACGCAAAACCTCCCTCGCTTACAGGAAGCGGTGGAGCGTATCGCTCGCGGCCTGAAGAGCTGGCAAGGCTGA
- a CDS encoding polynucleotide adenylyltransferase PcnB gives MLKKLFQSFRTPVRRTQHIRSTPEVLNSGQHSLQKGQFSRYAVNIVERLQGAGYQAYLVGGCVRDMLLGITPKDFDVATSATPEQVRAEFRNARIIGRRFKLVHIHFGREIIEVATFRANHPVNEDDEDSNQSSRNESGRILRDNVYGTLEEDAQRRDFTINALYYDPVSERILDYANGVHDIRNHLIRLIGDPKQRYQEDPVRMLRAVRFAAKLNFGIEKHTVQPIRELAPMLREIPSARLFEEVLKLFLSGHGAITFEMLVDLQLFAPLFPASADALEHNPEYTHTLISEALTNTDLRIKQNKPVTPAFLFAALLWPALPARVLRLQERGMPPIPAMQEGAHELIAEQCQRIAIPKRFTMPIREIWDMQERLPRRSGKRADLLLDNPRFRAGYDFLLLRESAGEQTDGLGEWWTDYQDANDSERREMIRDLSGKGDDASGAPRKRRRSSGSKRKRAGAPSASGE, from the coding sequence ATGCTGAAGAAGCTGTTCCAGTCATTCCGAACTCCCGTGCGTCGTACGCAACACATCCGCAGCACCCCTGAAGTGCTCAACAGCGGCCAACATTCGCTGCAGAAGGGGCAATTCAGCCGCTATGCGGTGAATATCGTCGAACGCTTGCAAGGCGCCGGCTACCAGGCCTATCTGGTCGGTGGTTGCGTGCGTGACATGCTCCTGGGCATCACGCCCAAGGATTTCGACGTCGCCACCAGTGCCACCCCCGAGCAAGTCCGTGCCGAATTCCGCAATGCGCGGATCATCGGGCGCCGCTTCAAACTGGTGCATATCCATTTCGGTCGCGAAATCATTGAAGTCGCGACCTTCCGCGCCAATCACCCGGTCAATGAAGACGACGAAGACAGCAACCAGTCTTCGCGTAACGAGAGCGGGCGGATTCTGCGCGACAACGTCTACGGCACCCTGGAAGAAGACGCGCAACGCCGCGACTTCACCATCAACGCCCTGTATTACGATCCGGTCAGCGAGCGCATTCTCGATTACGCCAACGGCGTGCACGACATCCGCAATCACCTGATCCGCCTGATCGGCGATCCGAAGCAGCGCTACCAGGAAGACCCGGTGCGCATGCTGCGGGCCGTGCGTTTCGCCGCCAAGCTGAATTTCGGCATCGAGAAGCACACCGTGCAGCCGATCCGCGAACTGGCGCCGATGCTGCGCGAGATCCCGTCGGCCCGTCTGTTCGAGGAAGTGCTCAAGCTGTTCCTCTCCGGCCACGGCGCGATCACCTTCGAGATGCTGGTCGATCTGCAACTGTTCGCCCCGCTGTTCCCGGCCAGTGCCGACGCACTCGAGCACAACCCGGAATACACCCACACGCTGATCAGCGAAGCGCTGACCAACACCGACCTGCGCATCAAGCAGAACAAACCGGTAACCCCGGCGTTCCTGTTTGCCGCGCTGCTGTGGCCTGCCCTGCCGGCGCGCGTGCTGCGTCTGCAGGAACGTGGCATGCCGCCAATTCCGGCCATGCAGGAAGGTGCACACGAGCTGATCGCCGAACAGTGCCAGCGCATCGCCATTCCGAAGCGTTTCACCATGCCGATCCGCGAGATCTGGGACATGCAGGAACGCCTGCCACGCCGCAGCGGCAAACGCGCCGACCTGCTGCTGGACAATCCACGTTTCCGCGCTGGCTACGATTTCCTGCTGCTGCGTGAAAGCGCCGGCGAGCAGACCGATGGTCTGGGCGAGTGGTGGACGGACTATCAGGACGCCAACGACAGCGAGCGTCGCGAGATGATCCGTGACCTCAGCGGCAAGGGCGATGACGCCAGCGGTGCGCCACGCAAACGTCGCCGCAGCAGCGGCTCCAAGCGCAAGCGCGCCGGGGCACCGAGCGCATCGGGCGAATAA
- the dksA gene encoding RNA polymerase-binding protein DksA translates to MPTQAKQQQQATISGFEPYVPKAGEEYMGAPMRAHFTKILNKWKQDLMQEVDRTVDHMKDEAANFPDPADRASQEEEFALELRARDRERKLIKKIDKTLELIQDEEYGWCESCGIEIGVKRLEARPTADLCIDCKTLAEIKEKQVGK, encoded by the coding sequence ATGCCCACCCAAGCAAAGCAACAGCAGCAAGCGACGATCAGCGGCTTCGAACCTTACGTTCCGAAGGCCGGCGAAGAGTACATGGGCGCCCCCATGCGCGCGCACTTCACCAAGATCCTGAACAAGTGGAAACAGGACTTGATGCAGGAAGTCGACCGTACTGTTGATCACATGAAAGACGAAGCGGCCAACTTCCCTGACCCGGCCGACCGTGCCAGCCAGGAAGAAGAATTCGCCCTCGAGCTGCGCGCCCGCGACCGCGAGCGCAAGTTGATCAAGAAGATCGACAAGACCCTCGAACTGATCCAGGACGAAGAGTACGGCTGGTGTGAATCCTGCGGCATCGAGATTGGCGTCAAGCGCCTCGAGGCCCGTCCTACCGCCGATCTGTGCATCGACTGCAAGACCCTTGCGGAAATCAAGGAAAAGCAGGTCGGCAAGTAA
- a CDS encoding sensor histidine kinase: MPMSFSLTQMILISAAYLAVLFGVAWISERGMIPRAIIRHPLTYTLSLGVYASAWAFYGTVGLAYQYGYGFLSSYLGVSGAFLLAPVLLYPILKITRTYQLSSLADLFAFRFRSTWAGALTTIFMLIGVLPLLALQIQAVADSIGILTGEPIQSRVALAFCALIILFTIFFGSRHIATREKHEGLVFAIAFESVIKLIALGGVGLYALYGVFDGPQQLELWLLQNQTALAALHTPLQEGPWRTLLLVFFASAIVMPHMYHMTFTENLNPRSLVSASWGLPLFLLLMSLAVPLILWAGLKLGATTDPEYFTLGIGIAANSKPLALLAYVGGLSAASGLIIVTTLALSGMALNHLVLPLYQPPAEGNIYRWLKWTRRALIVAIIMAGFCFYLMLGAGQDLANLGIVAFVATLQFLPGVLSVLYWPTANRRGFIAGLLAGILVWVVTMLLPLVGNLQGFYIPLLNMIYVLDDTSWHMAAIASLAANVLMFTLISLFTNASPEEASAAEACAVDNVRRPQRRELHAASPQEFATQLAKPLGAKAAQKEVEQALRDLYLPFDERRPYALRRLRDRIEANLSGLMGPSVAQDMVETFLPYKAGGENYVTEDIHFIESRLEDYHSRLTGLAAELDALRRYHRQTLQELPMGVCSLAKDQEILMWNKAMEELTGIAAQRVVGSRLSTIANPWKQLLQGFINLPDEHLHKQHLALDGQTRWLNLHKAAIDEPLAPGNSGLVLLVEDLTETQMLEDKLVHSERLASIGRLAAGVAHEIGNPITGIACLAQNLREEREEDGELTEISGQILEQTKRVSRIVQSLMSFAHAGSHQHSDEPVCLAEVAQDAIGLLALNRRNFEVQFYNLCDPDHWVEGDPQRLAQVLINLLSNARDASPAGSAVRVKSEAGEHTVDLIVEDEGSGIPQNIMDRLFEPFFTTKDPGEGTGLGLALVYSIVEEHYGQITIDSPADVQSQRGTRIRVTLPRHVEATSAVN, encoded by the coding sequence ATGCCGATGAGCTTTAGCCTGACCCAGATGATCCTGATCAGCGCCGCGTACCTGGCGGTGCTGTTCGGTGTTGCCTGGATCAGTGAGCGGGGCATGATCCCGCGGGCGATCATTCGCCACCCGCTGACCTACACCCTGTCGCTGGGGGTCTATGCCAGTGCCTGGGCGTTTTACGGCACGGTGGGCCTGGCCTATCAGTACGGCTACGGGTTTCTGTCCAGTTATCTCGGGGTGTCTGGAGCGTTTTTGCTGGCGCCGGTGCTGCTGTATCCGATCCTGAAAATCACCCGCACCTATCAACTGTCGTCGCTGGCGGACCTGTTCGCCTTCCGCTTCCGCAGCACCTGGGCCGGCGCGCTGACCACGATCTTCATGCTGATCGGCGTACTGCCGCTGCTGGCGTTGCAGATTCAGGCGGTGGCCGACTCCATCGGCATCCTCACCGGCGAGCCGATCCAGAGCCGCGTCGCGCTGGCGTTCTGTGCGCTGATCATTCTGTTCACGATTTTCTTCGGTTCCCGGCATATCGCCACCCGCGAGAAACACGAAGGGCTGGTGTTCGCGATTGCCTTCGAGTCGGTGATCAAGTTGATCGCCCTCGGCGGCGTCGGCCTCTATGCGCTGTACGGCGTGTTCGACGGCCCCCAACAGCTGGAGTTATGGCTACTGCAAAACCAGACCGCCCTCGCCGCGCTGCACACGCCGCTGCAGGAAGGGCCTTGGCGCACGCTGTTGCTGGTGTTCTTCGCCTCGGCGATCGTGATGCCGCACATGTATCACATGACCTTCACCGAAAACCTCAATCCGCGCTCGCTGGTCAGTGCAAGCTGGGGCCTGCCGCTGTTCCTTCTGCTGATGAGCCTGGCGGTGCCGCTGATTCTCTGGGCTGGCCTGAAGCTCGGCGCCACCACCGATCCGGAATATTTCACCCTCGGCATCGGCATCGCCGCCAACAGCAAACCGCTGGCCTTGCTGGCGTACGTCGGTGGATTGTCGGCGGCCAGTGGCCTGATCATCGTCACCACCCTGGCACTGTCGGGCATGGCGCTGAACCACTTGGTGCTGCCGCTGTACCAGCCACCGGCTGAAGGCAACATCTATCGCTGGCTGAAGTGGACCCGCCGGGCGCTGATCGTCGCGATCATCATGGCCGGTTTCTGCTTTTACCTGATGCTCGGCGCCGGACAGGATCTGGCCAACCTCGGCATCGTCGCCTTCGTCGCGACCCTGCAATTCCTGCCCGGCGTGCTCTCGGTGCTGTACTGGCCGACCGCCAACCGTCGCGGCTTTATCGCCGGCTTGCTGGCGGGGATTTTGGTGTGGGTGGTGACCATGCTGTTGCCGCTGGTCGGCAACCTGCAGGGTTTCTACATTCCCCTGTTGAACATGATTTACGTGCTGGACGACACCAGTTGGCACATGGCGGCCATCGCCTCGCTGGCGGCCAACGTATTGATGTTCACCCTGATCTCGCTGTTCACCAACGCCAGCCCGGAAGAAGCCAGCGCCGCCGAAGCCTGTGCGGTGGATAATGTGCGTCGCCCGCAACGCCGCGAACTGCATGCGGCCTCGCCCCAGGAGTTCGCCACGCAACTGGCCAAACCGCTGGGCGCCAAGGCGGCGCAGAAAGAAGTCGAGCAGGCGCTGCGCGATCTCTATCTGCCGTTCGACGAACGCCGTCCTTATGCATTGCGTCGTCTACGCGATCGCATTGAAGCCAACCTCTCCGGCTTGATGGGGCCGAGCGTGGCGCAGGACATGGTTGAAACCTTCCTGCCGTACAAGGCCGGTGGCGAAAACTACGTCACCGAAGACATCCACTTCATCGAAAGCCGTCTCGAGGACTACCACTCGCGCCTCACCGGGCTGGCCGCCGAACTCGACGCTTTGCGTCGCTACCACCGCCAGACCCTGCAGGAGCTGCCAATGGGCGTCTGCTCGCTGGCCAAGGATCAAGAGATCCTGATGTGGAACAAGGCCATGGAAGAACTCACCGGGATTGCCGCGCAACGGGTGGTCGGCTCGCGCCTGAGCACCATCGCCAATCCGTGGAAGCAATTGCTGCAAGGCTTCATCAACCTGCCCGATGAACATTTGCACAAGCAGCACCTGGCCCTCGACGGCCAGACCCGCTGGCTCAATCTGCACAAAGCGGCGATCGATGAACCGTTGGCACCGGGCAACAGCGGCCTGGTGCTGCTGGTGGAAGACCTGACCGAAACGCAGATGCTCGAAGACAAACTGGTGCATTCCGAACGTCTGGCGAGCATCGGTCGACTGGCGGCAGGTGTGGCTCATGAAATCGGCAACCCGATCACCGGCATCGCCTGTCTGGCGCAGAACCTGCGCGAAGAGCGTGAAGAAGATGGCGAACTGACGGAAATCAGCGGGCAGATTCTCGAACAGACCAAGCGAGTGTCACGCATCGTGCAGTCGCTGATGAGCTTCGCCCACGCCGGCAGCCATCAGCACAGCGACGAACCGGTTTGTCTGGCGGAAGTGGCGCAGGACGCCATCGGCCTGCTGGCACTGAACCGGCGCAACTTCGAAGTGCAGTTCTACAACCTGTGCGATCCCGATCACTGGGTCGAAGGCGATCCGCAGCGCCTCGCCCAGGTGCTGATCAATCTGCTCTCCAACGCCCGTGATGCCTCGCCTGCGGGCAGTGCGGTGCGGGTCAAGAGTGAAGCCGGCGAACACACGGTCGATCTGATCGTCGAAGACGAAGGCAGTGGTATTCCGCAGAACATCATGGACCGATTGTTCGAACCTTTCTTCACCACCAAGGACCCTGGCGAAGGTACCGGTCTGGGCCTTGCACTGGTCTATTCCATCGTTGAAGAGCATTATGGACAAATCACCATCGACAGCCCGGCTGATGTTCAAAGCCAGCGCGGCACCCGTATCCGGGTGACCTTACCGCGTCATGTCGAAGCGACGTCCGCTGTGAACTGA